GATCAGAGGACCTTTCTTCAACAGCTTTAGCACGTAAAGATTCACTATGGAAAAAAGTCCAAAGAATTCCTCTCCTTTTACAAGAGATTGATATTCCTGTCATTGCAGTAATACATGGATTTGCCTACGGGGCAGGTTTTGATATGACTCTAGCTTGTGATATCCGAATTGCAGCTGAAAACACAAAGATATCCGAAAGTTACCTAAATGTAGGAATCGTCCCTGGTGATGGAGCTGCTTGGTTTTTGCCTAGGTTAGTAGGGACAGATAGAGCATTGGAATTGCTATGGAATAGAACGGTGTTAACTGCTCAAGAAGCAAAAGCTATGGGGCTGATTACACATGTAGTTGAAGACGAGAGATTACAAGAGTTCGTGAATCAATATGTAGAAAGATTGGTAAGTGGCCCTCAGGCAGCAATGCGTTTTACCAAGAAGGCGGTATATCAAGGGTTAACAACGGATTTACGTACTTCCCTCGACATGATTTCTTCCGCAATGGGGATTGTTACTGAGCTGGATGATTACCAAGAAGGAGTTAATGCCGTTCTGGAAAAAAGAAAACCAACGTTCAATTGAAAATAAGATGCCGGGATAGTAGACGAATCCTGGCTTTTTTATGTGTTTAAATTTTCTAAATAGATTGACAATTATGCAGAGTGTAAATAAAATTAAAAGGGAAATGATAATGGAAGATTTTTCACAATAAAATAGAAACGTTGTTTGTTATTACGAAACAAATGGAGGTGAAGGAATTGATTATTGACGAAGGTCTGTCTGAAATAAAAGCATATTTTAAAGATTTACAGCAAATAGATGAAGACCAAAAACATCCACATGGGAATTCCGGAAGAATAAGAATTTATCCAAAAACAGAACAGGAAATTTCTTCTATTCTATCTTATGCAAATAGTAAGGGACTTTCTCTTTTCATCATGGGAAATGGGTCAAAAAGGGGTTATGGCGGGCTAATAGAAAAAGCAGACATTCTCTTGTCATTAGCTCAATATACTGGAATCGTTGAACATAATCCTGGTGATATGACATTAACGGTGAAATCGGGGACACCCTTCCAAGAAATTCAAAACTATTTAGCACCGTACAATCAAAAAATTCCACTGGATCCTTTCTATCCAAAACATGCCACTATTGGAGGAATCATTTCTGCCAATGATAGTGGACCAAAAAGAGTGGGGTACGGTTCAGCTAGGGATAATGTTATTGGTCTTAGAATGATCTACCCGGATGGAACACTTATCACATCTGGTGGAAAAGTGGTAAAAAACGTTGCCGGCTATGATATGAATAAATTATTTATCGGTGCAATGGGAACGCTTGGTGTCGTGTCCGAGGTGACAATGAAACTGCGGCCGATTCCAAAATATGAATCTATTCTTTTCGTATCCTTTCCTGAAAATAATCTAGAAGAGATTCAAGCCTTTGCAGTCAAGGTGCTTGATTCAATGATTGAACCCATCAGCCTCGAGATCCTAACCCCCTCCTTAGCTGGGAAATTGACAAACATTAATCAATATACATTGCTTATTTCGTTTGAAGATGTGAAAAGCTCAGTACACTACCAAGAAAATGTTATCAGGAGTTTTACACCTGAAAAAACTACACTTACTTCCCTATCACAAAAGGAAGCAAAATCCTTCTGGGATAAATTCTATCACCACCAACCTAATGGATTAACAAATTTACCTCCAACAGTAGCAGTACTCAAAATCGGTGTGACCAATATCGATGTCATAAAGATAATAAAAGAAGCAGAATTAATCGGTGATACTTGTCATGTTTCCATAGAAGCACATGGAGGTTTAGGAACAGGATTAACTCAAATGACAATTCGTGGTGCAAGTGATGATGTCGTTTCTGCTATAAAATTGATAAGAAATCAAGCTGTAGATCTTGGAGGATATGCAATAGTAAAGCATCTTCCATTCTCGCTTCGCAAGATTGTAAACGTTTGGGGAGATCAGACTGCATCCCATTTTCTTTTTGAGGGAATCAAACAAAAAATTGATCATAACCAAATCTTGAACCCAAGTCGTTTTGTCGGGGGGATTTAATGTGAGTGTAAAAGAAATACATGACCTTCCTTGCACATCTTCTCTAGGAAACTATTTATGGCGTGACCCTCCACAGGAGAGTAAGTGGGCTGATTGTGTTCATTGTGGTATGTGCTTGGAATCATGTCCTACATATGAACAAAGTGGTGAAGAGCAGCAATCTCCACGCGGCCGTGTTTATCTGATTAAAGCAGTGGCTGAGGGAAAGCTGAATGTGGATGAACATTTTGCGGAGCCCGTTTTTTCATGTTTAGATTGCCGTGCTTGTACGACTGCATGTCCTGTTGATATAGATGTTGGCGGTCTCATAGAGGAAGCACGAGGTCAAATCAGGCAAGCTATTCCTCTTAATGGATGGAAGGGAGCAGTGAATAAGTTCTTCCTCCACGGCGTGTTCCCCCATCATAATCGCTTACGGTCGCTCGGCGGTCTGTTACGATTTTATCAAAAAAGCGGTTTGCAAAAAGTGATCAGAAAAACAAATCTCATTCATATTATGCCGCAGCATTTAACGGATATGGAATCAATCATGCCGGAAGTAAAAGGGTCTGTACGTAAAAAATTCACTTCTGAAATAAAAGCTAAAGGTGAATCAAAGCATAAAGTGGCAATGCTGACTGGCTGTGTAATGGACGTTTTTTTTAGTGATATCAATGAGTCCACAATCAATGTACTCACTAGGAATGGAAATGATGTAAGTATCCCGAAAAACCAAACGTGCTGTGGTGCTTTGCATGTTCATGCCGGTGACAGAGAGATGGGTAGAAAGCTGGCGAAGCAGAATATTGAAGCTTTTGAGAATGAGGAAAAGGTGATTGTGAATGCCGCTGGCTGCGGGTGCATGATGAAGGAATATGCAGAGTTATTTCGTGATGAACCAGAATGGAAAGAACGTGCTGAAGAATTCGAAGAGAAGGTAGTGGATATTTCCAAATACTTGCATGACACTGGATATGAAAAGCCAAAGGCAATGATGAATACGCGCATCACCTATCATGACGCATGTCATTTAGCACATGGGCAAGGAATAAGAAAAGAACCCCGAGAAATACTCCTCGACATTCCAGGTGTAGAAATGGTTCAAATGCCTAATGCAGACCGATGTTGCGGAAGTGCGGGAATCTATAATATTACCAATCCT
This Neobacillus sp. YX16 DNA region includes the following protein-coding sequences:
- a CDS encoding enoyl-CoA hydratase-related protein, producing the protein MSDLIFSVENNVAKITLNRPESLNAFSVEMIQLWIEALENVRDSKEVRVLVISGNGRGFCSGGDIKSMANGNGFLHSDGSEDLSSTALARKDSLWKKVQRIPLLLQEIDIPVIAVIHGFAYGAGFDMTLACDIRIAAENTKISESYLNVGIVPGDGAAWFLPRLVGTDRALELLWNRTVLTAQEAKAMGLITHVVEDERLQEFVNQYVERLVSGPQAAMRFTKKAVYQGLTTDLRTSLDMISSAMGIVTELDDYQEGVNAVLEKRKPTFN
- a CDS encoding FAD-binding oxidoreductase gives rise to the protein MFVITKQMEVKELIIDEGLSEIKAYFKDLQQIDEDQKHPHGNSGRIRIYPKTEQEISSILSYANSKGLSLFIMGNGSKRGYGGLIEKADILLSLAQYTGIVEHNPGDMTLTVKSGTPFQEIQNYLAPYNQKIPLDPFYPKHATIGGIISANDSGPKRVGYGSARDNVIGLRMIYPDGTLITSGGKVVKNVAGYDMNKLFIGAMGTLGVVSEVTMKLRPIPKYESILFVSFPENNLEEIQAFAVKVLDSMIEPISLEILTPSLAGKLTNINQYTLLISFEDVKSSVHYQENVIRSFTPEKTTLTSLSQKEAKSFWDKFYHHQPNGLTNLPPTVAVLKIGVTNIDVIKIIKEAELIGDTCHVSIEAHGGLGTGLTQMTIRGASDDVVSAIKLIRNQAVDLGGYAIVKHLPFSLRKIVNVWGDQTASHFLFEGIKQKIDHNQILNPSRFVGGI
- a CDS encoding (Fe-S)-binding protein yields the protein MSVKEIHDLPCTSSLGNYLWRDPPQESKWADCVHCGMCLESCPTYEQSGEEQQSPRGRVYLIKAVAEGKLNVDEHFAEPVFSCLDCRACTTACPVDIDVGGLIEEARGQIRQAIPLNGWKGAVNKFFLHGVFPHHNRLRSLGGLLRFYQKSGLQKVIRKTNLIHIMPQHLTDMESIMPEVKGSVRKKFTSEIKAKGESKHKVAMLTGCVMDVFFSDINESTINVLTRNGNDVSIPKNQTCCGALHVHAGDREMGRKLAKQNIEAFENEEKVIVNAAGCGCMMKEYAELFRDEPEWKERAEEFEEKVVDISKYLHDTGYEKPKAMMNTRITYHDACHLAHGQGIRKEPREILLDIPGVEMVQMPNADRCCGSAGIYNITNPEMADAVLKSKMENVPEDVEMISMGNPGCMMQMALGVQKYGRTQKIVHTVQLLDWAYLKEEEGDLNDVSHKN